A single Dunckerocampus dactyliophorus isolate RoL2022-P2 chromosome 2, RoL_Ddac_1.1, whole genome shotgun sequence DNA region contains:
- the snrpf gene encoding small nuclear ribonucleoprotein F isoform X1 yields MLQSLPLNPKPFLNGLTGKPVMVKLKWGMEYKGYLVSVDGYMNMQLANTEEYVDGALAGHLGEVLIRCNNVLYIRGVEEEEEDGEMRE; encoded by the exons aGTTTACCACTGAACCCAAAGCCATTCTTGAATGGCCTGACAGGCAAGCCAGTGATGGTGAAGCTCAAGTGGGGGATGGAGTACAAAGGCTACCTGGTGTCTGTGGATGGTTACATGAACATGCAG CTGGCCAACACAGAAGAGTACGTGGATGGTGCTTTAGCAGGCCACCTCGGTGAAGTCCTTATCAG GTGCAATAACGTCTTGTACATCCGAGGCgtcgaagaggaggaggaggatggagaaATGAGAGAATAA
- the snrpf gene encoding small nuclear ribonucleoprotein F isoform X3 codes for MLQSLPLNPKPFLNGLTGKPVMVKLKWGMEYKGYLVSVDGYMNMQLANTEEYVDGALAGHLGEVLIR; via the exons aGTTTACCACTGAACCCAAAGCCATTCTTGAATGGCCTGACAGGCAAGCCAGTGATGGTGAAGCTCAAGTGGGGGATGGAGTACAAAGGCTACCTGGTGTCTGTGGATGGTTACATGAACATGCAG CTGGCCAACACAGAAGAGTACGTGGATGGTGCTTTAGCAGGCCACCTCGGTGAAGTCCTTATCAG atgA
- the amdhd1 gene encoding probable imidazolonepropionase isoform X2: protein MAEADIIRSSQIQRIGSRFRRSDRLAGATYMDVHQAGGGIHFTVEHTRVAAAADLLASLSGRLERMRRAGTTLVEVKSGYGLELHTELKMLEVMEEARRTVPINISSTYCGAHAVPKGKSVEEATEDILKVQLPKLKERMSAGTLRVDNIDVFCEKGVFDLSSARSILQAGKDMGLNINFHGDELHPMNSAQLGAELGALAISHLEEVTDEGIAAMAKAETAAVLLPTTAYILRLPQPRARAMLEAGVVVALGSDFNPNAYCCSMPIVMHLACVNMRMSMSEALAAATINAAYALGRSRSHGSLEAGKNGDLLVLNAPRWEHLIYQLGGHQELIRYVVVKGNVVYDNQKTLDL, encoded by the exons atggcggaagccgatattatccgatcatCACAAATACAGAGGATCGGCAGCCGATTCCGAAGATCGGATCGG CTGGCGGGCGCCACCTACATGGACGTGCACCAGGCGGGGGGAGGGATCCACTTCACGGTGGAGCACACGCGAGTGGCGGCGGCGGCCGACCTGCTGGCCTCGCTGAGCGGGCGTCTGGAGCGGATGCGGCGTGCCGGCACCACCCTGGTGGAGGTGAAGAGCGGCTACGGCCTGGAGCTGCACACGGAGCTGAAGATGCTGGAGGTGATGGAGGAAGCACGGCGGACGGTGCCAATCAACATCTCCTCCACCTACTGCGGCGCTCACGCCGTGCCCAA GGGGAAGAGCGTTGAAGAAGCCACTGAGGACATCCTGAAGGTTCAGCTCCCAAAGCTGAAAGAGCGAATGTCAGCCGGGACGCTGCGTGTCGACAACATCGACGTTTTCTGCGAGAAAGGCGTCTTCGACCTTAGCTCCGCCCGCTCCATCCTGCAGGCCGGCAAGGACATGGGCCTCAACATCAACTTCCACGGGGACGAGCTCCATCCCATGAACTCCGCTCAG CTGGGGGCGGAGCTTGGTGCGTTGGCCATCAGCCACCTGGAGGAGGTGACGGATGAGGGCATCGCCGCCATGGCCAAGGCGGAGACGGCGGCGGTCCTGCTGCCGACCACGGCTTACATCCTACG GCTGCCCCAACCCCGAGCACGAGCCATGCTGGAGGCCGGCGTCGTCGTCGCCCTGGGTAGCGACTTCAACCCTAACGCCTACTGTTGCTCCATG CCCATCGTCATGCACCTGGCTTGCGTCAACATGAGGATGTCCATGTCGGAGGCCTTGGCGGCGGCCACCATCAATGCCGCCTACGCCCTCGGCCGCTCGCGCTCGCACGGCTCCCTAGAGGCGGGAAAAAACGGAGACCTGCTGGTCCTCAACGCCCCGCG GTGGGAGCATCTCATCTACCAGCTGGGCGGACATCAGGAGCTCATCCGCTATGTTGTGGTCAAGGGTAACGTCGTCTACGACAACCAAAAGACGCTGGACTTGTGA
- the amdhd1 gene encoding probable imidazolonepropionase isoform X1 yields the protein MSASYRLWVKNAKQVVVVCNNGEKYLTLSGMQKLCVVHNASVVVDRDGLIEAVGAADVIEAEYSGASFDRVIDATGMCVLPGLVDAHTHPVWAGDRVHEFAMKLAGATYMDVHQAGGGIHFTVEHTRVAAAADLLASLSGRLERMRRAGTTLVEVKSGYGLELHTELKMLEVMEEARRTVPINISSTYCGAHAVPKGKSVEEATEDILKVQLPKLKERMSAGTLRVDNIDVFCEKGVFDLSSARSILQAGKDMGLNINFHGDELHPMNSAQLGAELGALAISHLEEVTDEGIAAMAKAETAAVLLPTTAYILRLPQPRARAMLEAGVVVALGSDFNPNAYCCSMPIVMHLACVNMRMSMSEALAAATINAAYALGRSRSHGSLEAGKNGDLLVLNAPRWEHLIYQLGGHQELIRYVVVKGNVVYDNQKTLDL from the exons ATGTCAGCCAGCTACAGACTGTGGGTGAAAAACGCCAAGCAGGTGGTTGTGGTCTGCAACAACGGGGAGAAATACCTGACCTTGAGCGGGATGCAGAAGCTCTGCGTCGTCCACAACGCCAGCGTGGTCGTTGACAG AGATGGTCTGATTGAAGCGGTGGGGGCTGCAGACGTGATAGAGGCCGAGTATTCGGGGGCGTCTTTTGACCGCGTGATTGACGCGACGGGAATGTGCGTCCTGCCTG GCTTGGTTGACGCCCACACTCACCCGGTGTGGGCTGGAGACCGCGTGCATGAGTTTGCAATGAAG CTGGCGGGCGCCACCTACATGGACGTGCACCAGGCGGGGGGAGGGATCCACTTCACGGTGGAGCACACGCGAGTGGCGGCGGCGGCCGACCTGCTGGCCTCGCTGAGCGGGCGTCTGGAGCGGATGCGGCGTGCCGGCACCACCCTGGTGGAGGTGAAGAGCGGCTACGGCCTGGAGCTGCACACGGAGCTGAAGATGCTGGAGGTGATGGAGGAAGCACGGCGGACGGTGCCAATCAACATCTCCTCCACCTACTGCGGCGCTCACGCCGTGCCCAA GGGGAAGAGCGTTGAAGAAGCCACTGAGGACATCCTGAAGGTTCAGCTCCCAAAGCTGAAAGAGCGAATGTCAGCCGGGACGCTGCGTGTCGACAACATCGACGTTTTCTGCGAGAAAGGCGTCTTCGACCTTAGCTCCGCCCGCTCCATCCTGCAGGCCGGCAAGGACATGGGCCTCAACATCAACTTCCACGGGGACGAGCTCCATCCCATGAACTCCGCTCAG CTGGGGGCGGAGCTTGGTGCGTTGGCCATCAGCCACCTGGAGGAGGTGACGGATGAGGGCATCGCCGCCATGGCCAAGGCGGAGACGGCGGCGGTCCTGCTGCCGACCACGGCTTACATCCTACG GCTGCCCCAACCCCGAGCACGAGCCATGCTGGAGGCCGGCGTCGTCGTCGCCCTGGGTAGCGACTTCAACCCTAACGCCTACTGTTGCTCCATG CCCATCGTCATGCACCTGGCTTGCGTCAACATGAGGATGTCCATGTCGGAGGCCTTGGCGGCGGCCACCATCAATGCCGCCTACGCCCTCGGCCGCTCGCGCTCGCACGGCTCCCTAGAGGCGGGAAAAAACGGAGACCTGCTGGTCCTCAACGCCCCGCG GTGGGAGCATCTCATCTACCAGCTGGGCGGACATCAGGAGCTCATCCGCTATGTTGTGGTCAAGGGTAACGTCGTCTACGACAACCAAAAGACGCTGGACTTGTGA
- the snrpf gene encoding small nuclear ribonucleoprotein F isoform X2: protein MSLPLNPKPFLNGLTGKPVMVKLKWGMEYKGYLVSVDGYMNMQLANTEEYVDGALAGHLGEVLIRCNNVLYIRGVEEEEEDGEMRE, encoded by the exons aGTTTACCACTGAACCCAAAGCCATTCTTGAATGGCCTGACAGGCAAGCCAGTGATGGTGAAGCTCAAGTGGGGGATGGAGTACAAAGGCTACCTGGTGTCTGTGGATGGTTACATGAACATGCAG CTGGCCAACACAGAAGAGTACGTGGATGGTGCTTTAGCAGGCCACCTCGGTGAAGTCCTTATCAG GTGCAATAACGTCTTGTACATCCGAGGCgtcgaagaggaggaggaggatggagaaATGAGAGAATAA